One Lutzomyia longipalpis isolate SR_M1_2022 chromosome 4, ASM2433408v1 DNA segment encodes these proteins:
- the LOC129795608 gene encoding odorant receptor 4-like, giving the protein MDIDRITFRESLHFINIIYSTLGYRPLNEFSYGPWLTRMKNNWIFFVVYIWGILVALGIGYFLVFAMNIWEFLSHGLVTNYFIVAMLKLLIIVINRNGIAEIIQQFEMLWPKKVNSAIQKETVENYMITNTKWMSFYANLSVTCFLFTNTNPIILLIYEKLMGEDAKLTQPFHAWLPFDQETPLVYPFVYVYLFYGSHVASASQICYDSLFCMLLSHLSMQYKLLGDDLKEVVHVGENIQDVNVAESEQRIIECIKRHQMLMEIRDKISFIFTDIIFINFITSTFNICIIGFLLITQGGLGRIRLFLMLMTLITQIFLLCWFGQELVENSRAVSDAAYECKWYASSQKFRKIILYLIHHSQVPQMLVAWKFWDISIASFTSLISAAWSYFALLNTIYGDMDINPEGGLLS; this is encoded by the exons ATGGACATTGACAGGATAACTTTTCGCGAATCTCTCCATTTTATCAATATCATCTACTCTACATTGG GTTATCGTCCTTTGAATGAATTCAGCTATGGCCCATGGTTGACAAGGATGAAGAACAATTGGATCTTCTTTGTTGTCTACATATGGGGTATACTGGTGGCTCTTGGTATTGGATATTTCTTAGTTTTTGCAATGAATATTTGGGAATTTCTTTCACATGGACTCGTTACGAACTACTTCATAGTTGCCATGCTTAAATTGCTCATTATTGTGATCAATCGCAATGGAATTGCAGaaataattcaacaatttGAGATGTTATGGCCTAAAAAAGTGAATTCAGCCATTCAAAAGGAAACTGTGGAAAACTACATGATTACCAATACAAAATGGATGTCTTTCTATGCCAACCTCTCTGTAACATGTTTCCTTTTCACCAATACAAACCCCATTATTCTTTTGATCTATGAAAAACTAATGGGTGAGGATGCTAAATTAACGCAACCATTTCACGCGTGGCTACCATTTGATCAAGAGACACCCCTCGTATACCCCTTTGTCTACGTTTACCTCTTCTACGGCTCCCACGTGGCCAGTGCTTCGCAAATTTGCTACGATTCCCTCTTCTGTATGCTCCTTTCGCACCTCAGTATGCAATACAAACTCCTTGGGGATGATTTGAAGGAGGTTGTGCACGTTGGTGAGAATATTCAGGATGTGAATGTTGCTGAGAGTGAACAACGTATAATCGAATGCATTAAGAGACATCAAATGCTCATGGAAATTCGTGATAAGATTTCTTTCATCTTCACcgatattattttcattaatttcatcaCCAGCACCTTCAACATCTGCATCATTGGATTTCTCTTAATTACACAAGGTGGACTTGGGAGGATTAGACTCTTCTTAATGCTGATGACTCTTATAACACAAATCTTTCTTCTTTGCTGGTTTGGACAAGAACTCGTTGAGAAT AGTAGGGCCGTTAGTGATGCTGCGTATGAATGCAAATGGTACGCTTCGTCGCAAAAATTTCGTAAGATAATTCTCTACTTAATTCATCACTCTCAAGTGCCTCAAATGCTCGTTGCATGGAAGTTTTGGGATATCAGTATTGCCAGCTTTACAAGCCTAATTAGTGCTGCTTGGTCCTACTTTGCCCTCCTAAACACCATTTATGGAGACATGGATATAAATCCCGAAGGTGGACTATTGTcgtaa